A window of Marinobacter salarius contains these coding sequences:
- a CDS encoding DUF3080 family protein: MVPDVRCLIMPLVCLYLAGCAPDSGVPDMMDGYVVSVADALELRPELSDIAPVPQIPRRRERVLDMPDLDMGMLDFLSLYGCELQYVVGERNSVMGRVMQPLNRLRYEMRFIRAAETCISETDGEDIQEKLEEAIAHKTETLPIAIWNATWGVEEIERLFTLSQGYYPGSGDDKVLDELSSGVKRVNHTVRGLLDGNTSESLDYVGGVHQLWQAEHRAGQLLNSARLITARLDDATALLVKRVEGAPLCSGSESEAPPGELLEIYTDGYGGGIEDYLGRIEQAREALIKPLDTLAAQQSATMPSAFRGWYRLYLETGNADSVWGQLARAITAHKERWRQLLTQCGALPQ, translated from the coding sequence ATGGTGCCTGACGTTCGATGCCTGATAATGCCTTTGGTGTGCCTATACCTTGCCGGCTGCGCGCCGGATTCCGGTGTTCCAGATATGATGGATGGGTACGTTGTGAGCGTAGCCGATGCTCTGGAACTGCGCCCCGAACTCTCCGATATAGCCCCTGTTCCCCAGATCCCGCGCCGACGGGAGCGCGTTCTCGACATGCCGGATCTGGACATGGGAATGCTCGATTTCCTGTCCCTCTATGGGTGCGAGTTGCAGTACGTGGTCGGCGAAAGGAACTCGGTCATGGGGCGGGTGATGCAACCGTTGAATCGATTGCGTTATGAAATGCGGTTTATCCGTGCCGCTGAGACCTGTATTTCGGAGACCGATGGTGAGGATATACAGGAAAAACTGGAAGAGGCCATCGCCCATAAAACCGAAACGCTCCCCATTGCGATATGGAACGCCACCTGGGGTGTGGAAGAGATTGAGCGTCTGTTTACCCTGTCGCAGGGATATTATCCCGGGAGCGGCGATGACAAGGTTCTGGATGAGTTGTCTTCCGGCGTAAAACGGGTCAACCATACGGTCAGGGGCCTGCTGGACGGCAACACAAGTGAGTCGTTGGATTATGTAGGTGGTGTGCATCAACTCTGGCAGGCAGAACATCGTGCGGGTCAGCTATTGAATAGCGCACGGCTGATCACAGCGCGGCTTGACGACGCAACGGCCCTGTTGGTCAAGAGAGTGGAAGGGGCACCACTTTGCTCGGGGTCGGAGTCTGAAGCGCCGCCCGGCGAGCTCCTAGAAATCTATACCGACGGTTACGGCGGTGGCATTGAAGACTATCTCGGCCGCATTGAGCAGGCGAGGGAGGCGCTGATTAAACCGCTGGATACGCTCGCCGCACAGCAGTCGGCGACCATGCCGTCTGCTTTTCGTGGTTGGTATCGGCTTTATCTGGAAACGGGCAATGCCGACAGTGTCTGGGGGCAACTGGCCCGCGCCATTACGGCCCATAAAGAGCGTTGGCGGCAGTTGCTCACCCAGTGCGGAGCGCTTCCCCAGTAG
- a CDS encoding DUF2069 domain-containing protein yields the protein MLHNPKARITARLTILLYLATLAALLISTFYPAQVEGVSVTLMLSVKLVPLLAFAVPVFRGHNRGYIWLSFVVIFYFTQYVVSSWLSEGAITPLIIAVLTFLLFTVAMVHLKVNRPQPVTET from the coding sequence ATGCTTCACAACCCCAAAGCCCGAATAACCGCCCGTCTGACCATCCTGCTTTATCTGGCCACCCTGGCGGCCCTGCTTATCAGCACCTTTTACCCCGCGCAGGTCGAGGGCGTCTCCGTCACGCTGATGCTCAGCGTAAAGCTGGTCCCGCTACTGGCCTTTGCCGTACCGGTGTTTCGAGGCCACAACCGCGGTTATATCTGGCTCAGTTTCGTGGTGATTTTCTATTTTACCCAATACGTCGTATCGTCGTGGCTCAGCGAGGGCGCCATTACCCCTCTGATCATCGCGGTGCTGACCTTCCTGCTGTTTACTGTGGCCATGGTCCACCTTAAGGTGAACCGTCCGCAGCCCGTTACAGAAACCTGA
- the arsC gene encoding arsenate reductase (glutaredoxin) (This arsenate reductase requires both glutathione and glutaredoxin to convert arsenate to arsenite, after which the efflux transporter formed by ArsA and ArsB can extrude the arsenite from the cell, providing resistance.), whose product MTEPTRIFHNPRCSKSRQTLELLREQGVEPDIIRYLETPPTEQILEQILTALDITPRELMRTGEKEYKELGLDDPELGREMLIKAMVDTPKLIERPIVIRGNKVALGRPPENVLNIL is encoded by the coding sequence ATGACAGAACCGACCCGAATTTTCCACAATCCGCGCTGTTCAAAATCTCGGCAAACCCTTGAACTCCTTCGCGAACAAGGTGTTGAACCGGATATTATACGTTACCTGGAAACGCCACCGACAGAGCAAATTCTGGAACAGATCCTTACTGCCCTGGACATCACTCCCAGGGAGCTGATGAGAACCGGGGAAAAGGAATACAAGGAACTGGGCCTGGACGACCCGGAACTTGGCCGTGAGATGCTGATCAAAGCAATGGTCGACACTCCGAAGCTGATCGAGCGCCCCATCGTAATCAGGGGTAACAAGGTGGCACTGGGCCGACCGCCCGAAAATGTCCTGAATATTCTCTAA
- a CDS encoding GspE/PulE family protein has translation MADSTHPPAPHRSTLTLRDICTALVTGGEITQEDAERVLSANIGIQTGSSGPASQRHPLELVAKAGLESQTTGRTLDLDRLTQWLAEWAEQRYYHIDPLKIDTPAIARVMSYAFAQRHGILAVEIGEDEVLIASTEPFKSDWESNLRQAVRKDIRRVVANPEDIRRYTVEFYQLASSVSKAGGNNTANPAGAQNFEQLLDLGASEHPDANDQHVVKIVDWLLQYAFDQRASDIHIEPRRNVTQVRFRIDGVLHNVYEFPDQVGMAVTSRLKILGRLNVAEKRRPQDGRIKTRKPDNSEVELRLATMPTAFGEKMVLRIFDPEVLLKSYEQLGFSKEDRERWHAITDHPHGIVLVTGPTGSGKTTTLYSTLKQLATPEVNICTIEDPIEMVEPAFNQMQVQTNIELTFASGVRALLRQDPDIIMIGEIRDLETAEMAVQAALTGHLVLSTLHTNDAPSAITRLMELGIPPYLIRATVLGVMAQRLTRTLCPHCKAPGPVDEQAWQSLTRPWKASMPKQVYHPVGCLECRNTGYYGRAGVYEIMQLSGNLIRQITEQCELDQLRVDAYKDGMKSLRLSGAQKVAAGSTTVEEILRVTPESQR, from the coding sequence ATGGCTGACAGCACTCATCCACCCGCGCCACATAGAAGTACCTTGACCCTGAGGGATATCTGCACGGCGCTGGTCACCGGTGGTGAGATCACCCAGGAGGATGCCGAACGGGTCCTTTCAGCCAATATTGGCATCCAGACAGGTAGTAGCGGGCCAGCCAGCCAGCGCCACCCATTGGAACTGGTCGCCAAGGCTGGGCTGGAAAGCCAGACAACCGGTCGCACGCTGGATCTGGACAGGCTGACCCAATGGCTGGCGGAGTGGGCAGAGCAACGCTATTACCACATTGACCCGCTAAAGATAGACACACCCGCGATTGCCCGGGTGATGTCCTATGCCTTTGCTCAGCGACACGGCATTCTTGCGGTTGAAATCGGCGAGGATGAAGTGCTGATCGCCAGCACCGAGCCCTTCAAAAGTGACTGGGAAAGCAACCTGCGCCAGGCGGTCAGAAAAGACATCCGCCGCGTGGTCGCCAACCCCGAGGATATCCGCCGTTACACCGTCGAGTTCTATCAACTGGCGAGCTCCGTCAGCAAGGCCGGCGGCAACAATACGGCCAATCCCGCCGGCGCCCAGAACTTCGAGCAACTGCTGGACCTTGGGGCCAGCGAACACCCGGATGCCAACGACCAGCATGTGGTCAAGATTGTTGACTGGCTGCTGCAATATGCCTTTGATCAACGCGCATCGGATATCCACATTGAACCTCGGCGCAATGTTACCCAGGTGCGCTTTCGCATCGACGGGGTGCTGCACAACGTCTACGAATTTCCTGACCAGGTCGGCATGGCCGTTACCAGCCGCCTGAAGATTCTCGGCAGGCTGAACGTGGCGGAAAAGCGCCGTCCCCAGGACGGCCGTATCAAAACCCGAAAGCCGGACAACAGCGAAGTGGAACTGCGACTGGCCACCATGCCAACGGCGTTTGGTGAAAAAATGGTGTTGCGGATTTTTGATCCGGAAGTGCTGTTGAAGTCCTACGAACAACTGGGATTTTCCAAGGAAGACCGGGAACGCTGGCACGCCATTACCGATCATCCCCACGGCATTGTTCTGGTCACCGGCCCTACCGGCTCTGGTAAGACCACCACCCTGTACTCAACCCTCAAGCAACTGGCCACTCCCGAGGTGAACATCTGCACCATCGAGGACCCGATTGAGATGGTGGAGCCGGCCTTCAACCAGATGCAGGTTCAGACCAACATCGAACTGACCTTTGCCTCGGGCGTGCGGGCGCTGCTGCGACAGGACCCGGACATCATCATGATTGGTGAAATCCGTGACCTGGAAACTGCAGAAATGGCGGTTCAGGCCGCCCTGACCGGGCACCTCGTGCTGTCCACCCTGCACACCAACGACGCCCCCAGCGCCATTACCCGGTTGATGGAACTGGGCATCCCCCCCTACCTGATTCGTGCCACCGTGCTGGGCGTAATGGCGCAACGACTAACCAGGACCCTGTGCCCCCACTGCAAGGCGCCAGGGCCGGTGGACGAGCAGGCCTGGCAAAGCCTGACCCGCCCCTGGAAAGCCTCCATGCCCAAGCAGGTCTACCACCCGGTTGGCTGCCTTGAGTGCCGGAACACCGGTTACTATGGTCGAGCCGGCGTGTATGAAATCATGCAACTGTCCGGCAACCTGATCCGGCAGATTACCGAGCAGTGCGAGCTGGACCAACTGAGAGTGGATGCGTACAAGGATGGCATGAAATCCTTGCGGCTCAGTGGCGCGCAGAAAGTGGCCGCCGGCTCAACCACCGTCGAGGAAATCCTGCGGGTAACCCCCGAAAGCCAGCGTTGA
- the wrbA gene encoding NAD(P)H:quinone oxidoreductase, which produces MATPSPYILVLYYSRTGQTAELAAQIARGVSRVQGMDARIRTVPSVSPNTEASLPAVPDDGAPYASKDDLANCAGLAIGSPTRFGNMAAPLKYFLDSTGDLWLNGTLSGKPAGAFTSTGSLHGGQESTLLTMMVPLLHHGMVLCGVPYSESALNETSAGGTPYGPSHWAGTGEPQSVNDHEKAICQTFGERLARIAMKLR; this is translated from the coding sequence ATGGCGACCCCCTCGCCCTATATCCTGGTGCTGTATTACAGCCGCACTGGGCAAACGGCCGAATTGGCCGCCCAGATTGCGCGGGGCGTATCCCGGGTGCAGGGTATGGATGCCAGGATTCGCACCGTGCCCAGCGTGTCGCCGAACACCGAGGCGTCCCTGCCAGCGGTACCGGACGACGGCGCGCCCTACGCCAGCAAGGATGACCTTGCGAACTGTGCCGGCCTGGCCATCGGCAGCCCGACCCGGTTCGGCAACATGGCAGCACCGCTGAAGTACTTCCTCGACAGCACCGGCGACCTGTGGCTTAACGGAACCCTCAGCGGAAAGCCCGCTGGCGCGTTTACCTCCACTGGTAGCCTGCATGGCGGTCAGGAGAGCACCCTGCTGACGATGATGGTGCCACTGCTGCATCATGGAATGGTGCTGTGCGGTGTGCCCTATTCGGAAAGCGCGCTCAACGAGACCTCCGCCGGGGGTACGCCCTACGGCCCTTCCCACTGGGCCGGCACCGGAGAGCCACAGTCCGTGAACGACCACGAAAAAGCCATATGCCAGACGTTTGGCGAGCGCCTTGCGCGAATTGCCATGAAATTGCGCTAA
- a CDS encoding TlpA family protein disulfide reductase, translated as MQYPAKYPATVRYSTGLCRIGIILASLSLVGCQNHEFEKPDGTVLDWESLRGHWVLVNYWAEWCKPCLAEIPELNSIDRAGAVIVLGVNFDDVRGQELIDLGRKMGIEYSMLSEDPGPKFGWKTPVALPATFIVDPDGDLVEARFGPQTEEDIKELIGR; from the coding sequence GTGCAATACCCTGCAAAGTATCCTGCAACGGTGCGTTATTCCACCGGGTTATGCAGGATCGGTATAATATTGGCCTCATTGTCGCTGGTCGGCTGTCAGAACCATGAGTTTGAAAAGCCCGACGGAACCGTCCTCGACTGGGAGAGCCTGCGGGGACATTGGGTGTTGGTCAACTACTGGGCCGAGTGGTGCAAGCCGTGCCTGGCGGAAATTCCAGAGCTGAACAGTATCGACCGCGCGGGTGCCGTGATAGTCCTGGGCGTGAATTTTGATGATGTTCGTGGCCAGGAACTGATCGACCTGGGGCGGAAAATGGGCATTGAATACAGTATGTTATCGGAGGATCCGGGGCCGAAGTTTGGCTGGAAAACCCCCGTGGCCCTGCCCGCAACGTTTATTGTGGATCCGGATGGAGACCTCGTTGAGGCCCGCTTCGGCCCGCAAACTGAAGAAGACATCAAAGAATTGATTGGTCGCTGA